The Leptospira bandrabouensis genomic sequence AGTTTTATGGTAAAACGGTTTCAGGATGCCGTTGTTAAATTGGAAGAATTACCACCGATTGATTATATTATTATCTCTCATGACCACTACGACCATCTGGATATGCAAACCATTGAATTTTTTAAGGCTACCAATACTAAGTTCATCACGCCACTGGGTGTGACTTCTCATTTAAAGGAATGGGGTGTTTCTGAGGACCGGCTAACAGAGTTAGATTGGTGGCAGACTTTGGATTTGGGAAAACTGAAAATTGTTTGTACACCGGCCCAACATTTTTCGGGAAGGAGAGGGATGAATGGAAATAAAACTCTTTGGTCTTCCTGGACCATCCTTGGGGAAAAAGAAAGATTCTATTTTAGCGGTGACTCTGGGTATGACGTACATTTCAAAGACATTGGAGAAAAGTTTGGGCCCTTTGACCTTACCTTTATCGAAAATGGACAATACAATCCGATGTGGGAGGCGGTCCATGTATTGCCGGAACAAACTGCCAAAGCTCATTTAGATTTGAAGGGCAAACGACTTGTTCCCGTCCACTGGGGGATGTTTAACTTGTCTTTACACAGTTGGTATGAGCCGGCCGAATCCTTAGAAAAACAGGCAGAGATTTATAAAATTGACCTCCTAACACCTAAATTTGGGCAAATGGTTAGGGTTCGTGAACCCAACCTAATGGAACGTTGGTGGAAAAAGTTCATTCAGTCGGAATGATTCGAATCAAAACGGAACAGGAGTTTGGCGTTTTGCAAACTTCTGTAGCAAAATTCAATACAAATCACTGTTAATTTAAAAAATAACCAAAGATACATGATCCATTTTGCTAATTATTGTTAAATGAAAAATGCGATTTGACACTGGCATCGCCCATTCGAATGATGAGTGTTAAATTTTATTTTTGGTGCCCCAATATGAGAACATTCTATGTTTCCCTTCTTTTATGCAGTTTGTATATTTTTTTTACAATAGGATGTATTCCTAAATCGGAGAAAAATGACTCCAATTCTTTATTACTCCTTGGGGCTTTAGCTTTGGCAAACGGTAGTTCCGAAGACCTCAGTTGTCAAAATAAAACGCTGAATTGGACCATGCGCACTCCTGCGGCAGCAAACTCATGGTTGAATGTTACATTTGGGAATAATCAATATGTGGCTATTAGTAACGGTGCTGCTGCATCTCTAGTTATGACTTCCCCAGATGGAATCACTTGGACAGCGAGAAGTGCTCCAATAGGTGGTTCCTGGTTGTCTACTACTTTCGGAAACGGCATCCATGTGGCAGTGTCACCTTCTGTCGCTGATCGGGTGATGACATCGCCAGATGCGATCACTTGGACACAACAAACAGGAATAGTTAATAATTGGCAGGCTGTTACTTATGGTAACGGACTTTTCGTCTCAGTTGCGTCTGCAGGTACTAATCGAGTGATGACATCGCCTGATGGAATCACTTGGACGGCACGTACAAGTGGCGTTATCGCAGGTGGTCCTTGGCAAGCAATTGTTTATGATTCTGGACAATTTGTCGCAGTCGGCAATGGAGCTATTATGACATCCCCAGACGGAATCACTTGGACGGCACGGACTTCTCCAGCCGCAAACAACTGGACATCAGTTACTTACGGAAACGGTCAATTTGTGGCTGTAGCTTATGGTAGCAATCAGCTCATGACTTCTCCCGATGGAAACACTTGGACATTACAATCGGCTACAGAAGGGAACCAATGGATTTCCGTCACTTATGGGAAGGGTCTTTTTGTGGCGATCTCTCAAGATGGAACCAATCGAATTATGACATCCACAGATGGAATCACTTGGAAAGCACAATCCTCCCCAGAACAAGTTGGTTGGAGATCCATTACTTTTGGGAAAAAGACCTTTGTGGCAGTGGGACCTTCTAAAGTAATGACCGCATCTTGCGAATAAACCTTTCCGACTAATTTTTTTTTACCAACCAAATTATTTCTGACCCACCTCTCTAGTAGAGGTGGTCGGAATGCGAATTAGAATTTTTTTTTCAAATGGTTCTTGGTTTGGTCCCTCCCTCATGTTTGTAACATTGGTTCTCTTTGTTTTAGAAGTTTATAAAGTTGTTTGATGGATTCAAAATGCGTTTTTTCAGATTGAAAGACCTACGCCAGCGATTGCAGCGGAAATCCTTTCTTGCTTAAGCAAGAAAGATTGTAGCGTAAAGCGCGGTCGCAATGGAATGGGGGGATTCCCATCTAACAAAAGATGGCGAGGCGCCCCATTTTTTAAAAAAAAGAAAACCAACCTAACGAAATAAATACCTCCTAGAGAAACAATCATAAGGATTTTCTATGTTAAGATATTTACTTTGTTTTTCCATCCTCTCTTTTGTTTTCTGGAATTGTTCGAACCAGAAAGAAGAAGGCCTAATCCCTGGCACAAAACTCACAGGAAATGCTCTTACTGATGCTGTGGTTCTTTCTATTTTAACCACACCAAGTTGTCAATTTCTGACCAATGAAAATGCAAATACCGCATTTCAGGTGAATGGATCTCTATCGATTTGTAGTGTTCAGTCTGTGAGTGGTTCCCTTACCGTGCAAACCACCGGGACTTATGAAGTGACTGCCACATCGGGAAAACAAACACTTACCTCTGCCAATTGTAATTCTAGTCGTTTTGATTTCCATGTCTCGCTCAAAGAAGGGGCTACGGAGTTATTTGTTTCATCAGCTTCGGGTCCCAAAGAAGTCAGCTTGGAATCGGGAAAAACATATAATATTCAATCAACGGGACTCGTAAACCCTTCCGATTACCAATGCCAAGGAAGGGCTGTCAATTCGAGTATTACAGCGTATCGTCTCAACCTAAGAAAATTATAGAATATGGTTCTCTAAGGTTTCTTTTGATTCAAAAATTTATATAGAACCTTTCAGTATTAGGTAGTTTCCGCAATTGCGGGAATCTACCATCGCATTCCTGTTAGTTTGTGGCTAGAATGTCCAGATGAAATTTATGAGTGGGCATAAGTTACCAGTGGTTCGATTTTGTTCCATTTTATCTTTAGTGTTTTCTTGGATTTTGTTTGGATTGGTATTGCAGTGTACTGCTGTGGATAAAAAAACTTATTTTAAAGGTTTTTACAAAACTTCACAATACCGTCCCCACCAAACTTTGAGTTATGCGGAAAAATATGGATATAATTCGGAATGTTTGGTTTTGATGGCAGGGCCTGTTCCCAGTAGGATGGAACCTTGTGCCATTGGAGACCGTCGGTCGGGTAGGGATTTGTATCGTGAGACGGAAGTGGAAGTGGCGGGGGATTTTTTTCCCGTGGACTTTTACATTGCAGGTTATGGATATGAGTTACATGTAAACAACGAATACTACCAAAACATTGTATTCTTTTCCAGTTATTCACAGAGTCGAGGGCTCTCCCGGTTTTCCCCTTTGTATTACAAACGCGATTTTTTTGGAAGAGAGGAAATGCAATATTACACAAGAAATCCTTATCGAATTTATCCTTTTTATCCAGGACGCCGTTAACAGATTTCCGATTGACGAGAAGGGAAAAATTCATAAAAATTTAGGCAAAAGTTTTTTATAATTTTGTGAACCTCATGAAACTAGCTTCTCATTTTGTTTTGTTTTTCTCTTTGTTCTTTTGTTTATTCCTCCTCCAATCGCCAATCATCGGAAAAGAAACTGATAGTTTACGAATAGGATTTGGGTCTTGTCTGCACCAAGACAAAGAAAGTCCCATTTTAAACCAATGGGAAAAAGAATCCTTTGATTGGATTCTTCTGTTAGGTGATAATATCTATGCAGACTCTTTCATTGCAGAAGAAAAAATCCCAGCCTATCAAAAACAGTTATCAAGGCCTCAATGGAAAAAAATTCGTAAAAGCTCCCAGATCCTTGCCACTTGGGATGACCATGATTATGGAATCAATGATAGTGGTGGTGAATACGCTGATAAAGAAAAGAGTCGTGAAGTTTTTGTATCCCAAATTGGATCTCTTATGCCGAAAGGTCACCGTTTGGGAACAAAGGACGGGAAAGGGATTTTTCATTCCTATTGGATCGAATTCAAAAAGAAAAAAATCCATATAGTGCTCCCTGACACTCGATTTTTTCGTTCTGAGTTAAAACCTTCTTTTTGGTCTTTTTTTATCGGGAAAAGATACTATCGTCCCAATGAAGATCCGGATGCCACTTTACTTGGTGAAGAGCAGTGGAAATGGCTTTCCGAAGAATTAGAAAAACCATCGGACTTTCTTGTATTAGTCTCTGGAATCCAAGTCATTCCCACCGAACAACCGTTTGAAAAATGGGGAAACTTCCCCAAAGATAGGGAAAAGTTATTTCAACTTTTGAGTTCTGCCAATACATCCGAACTTGTGATTCTTTCTGGGGATCGGCATATTGCAGAAATCTATGAATATCCCTATGAAGACAAAAAAAAGTTTATCGAAGTTACCTCAAGTTCGCTCAATTTTCCTCTACCGTTCCTTACCTTAGAATACGATTCTAAATTTAAACTCTCTCCTGCTTTTTTGGAAGAAAATTACGGTGCTCTTAAGATTCAAATTAAGGAAGGAAAATTGGTTTGGCGAGCGGAGATTAAAGACAAAATTGGAAATGTAGTTCTAAAATATGATAAAAATGATTCTAATTAAAATTCTTTTGATAAAACAAATCACAGAAGGAGAATTTCCAATTTGAAACCCAAACAAAAAATTTTAGAAAGTTCCTTTGCTTTGTTTCGCGAGAAAGGATTTCAAGCCACAGGTATTGCAGAAATTTTAGATAAGGCAGGAGCCTATAAAAAAACCTTATACGATCATTTTAAATCCAAAGATGATATAGGATTTGAATACTTAAATTATTTATCAGAACAACAAAGAATTGTTATGTTAAAGGTTTTGGGAAAATCCAATAGTATGTCTGACTTCATTGAAAAATGGGTTAATTTTATAGTCAGAAACCAAAGGAATACGTCCAGAAAGGATTGTCCTATTGCTCTTTTTTCTGGTGAAATTTCGCATTTGGGTCAGTTTGATACGTATCGAAATAAAGCTGTTCATCATGTATTGGAAACTGTGGAAACCTGCATTCTGAAGTTTGCACCCAATTTAAAATCAGACCTTGTTAAATCACTCAGTTATGAATTGTATATGAGTTATCTTGGTGGACTTAGGTTGTATGCATTGACGAAAGATCGAAAAGTTATCGAACGGATGAAA encodes the following:
- a CDS encoding MBL fold metallo-hydrolase; this encodes MRIVSLYLLLFFTLTLVQCKAFGKDPEGSHLEKIKTSTHYDQTREQFVNRRPDVLEKMRENQNFFSLFFKFMFGGDKHQKPDVKLPEEKPDFVEFLKPEETIKFIWFGHSTFLVNIDGKLLFFDPVFSESAAPFSFMVKRFQDAVVKLEELPPIDYIIISHDHYDHLDMQTIEFFKATNTKFITPLGVTSHLKEWGVSEDRLTELDWWQTLDLGKLKIVCTPAQHFSGRRGMNGNKTLWSSWTILGEKERFYFSGDSGYDVHFKDIGEKFGPFDLTFIENGQYNPMWEAVHVLPEQTAKAHLDLKGKRLVPVHWGMFNLSLHSWYEPAESLEKQAEIYKIDLLTPKFGQMVRVREPNLMERWWKKFIQSE
- a CDS encoding alkaline phosphatase D family protein, with the protein product MKLASHFVLFFSLFFCLFLLQSPIIGKETDSLRIGFGSCLHQDKESPILNQWEKESFDWILLLGDNIYADSFIAEEKIPAYQKQLSRPQWKKIRKSSQILATWDDHDYGINDSGGEYADKEKSREVFVSQIGSLMPKGHRLGTKDGKGIFHSYWIEFKKKKIHIVLPDTRFFRSELKPSFWSFFIGKRYYRPNEDPDATLLGEEQWKWLSEELEKPSDFLVLVSGIQVIPTEQPFEKWGNFPKDREKLFQLLSSANTSELVILSGDRHIAEIYEYPYEDKKKFIEVTSSSLNFPLPFLTLEYDSKFKLSPAFLEENYGALKIQIKEGKLVWRAEIKDKIGNVVLKYDKNDSN
- a CDS encoding TetR/AcrR family transcriptional regulator, encoding MKPKQKILESSFALFREKGFQATGIAEILDKAGAYKKTLYDHFKSKDDIGFEYLNYLSEQQRIVMLKVLGKSNSMSDFIEKWVNFIVRNQRNTSRKDCPIALFSGEISHLGQFDTYRNKAVHHVLETVETCILKFAPNLKSDLVKSLSYELYMSYLGGLRLYALTKDRKVIERMKSQMIASAERIVKN